In one Solanum dulcamara chromosome 1, daSolDulc1.2, whole genome shotgun sequence genomic region, the following are encoded:
- the LOC129892542 gene encoding uncharacterized protein LOC129892542, producing MMEEKEVDYLLVPLGVAIFLSYHVWLLTIICRNPRRTVIGINSESRRLWVLSIMTDPIKNGVLAVQTIRNNIMASTLLATTAITLSSIISVFVSGKSSYTHSELLFGNKTSMMSSIKFFTILLCFLVAFLCNVQSIRYYAHVSFLATVPTFKDRSDSIEYVARNLNRGSMFWSLGLRAFYLSFPLFLWIFGPIPMFVGCCVMSIVLYFLDTTTNFTRDLHYQSIREKRKETDVECVNHPL from the exons ATGATGGAGGAAAAAGAAGTAGATTATTTACTCGTGCCTCTTGGGGTTGCGATTTTCCTATCATACCATGTCTGGCTTCTCACCATCATTTGTCGAAATCCAAGAAGAACTGTCATCGGAATCAATTCCGAGTCTCGCCGTCTCTGGGTCCTATCCATTATGACC GATCCAATAAAGAATGGAGTTTTGGCAGTTCAAACTATACGGAACAACATTATGGCATCTACACTTTTGGCAACAACTGCAATTACGCTCAGCTCAATCATTAGTGTATTTGTGAGCGGCAAATCAAGCTATACGCACTCTGAGCTACTGTTTGGGAATAAAACATCTATGATGTCTTCTATAAAGTTTTTTACCATCTTGCTTTGCTTTCTAGTTGCATTTCTCTGCAATGTTCAATCTATCAGGTACTACGCCCATGTTAGCTTCTTAGCTACTGTCCCTACCTTCAAAGACAGATCTGATTCTATTGAGTATGTCGCAAGGAACTTGAACCGAGGGAGCATGTTTTGGTCACTTGGActacgagcattttatttgtcatttcCTCTCTTCCTTTGGATATTTGGTCCCATACCGATGTTTGTAGGTTGCTGTGTAATGTCAATCGTTCTATACTTCTTGGATACCACTACAAATTTTACCAGGGATCTCCACTACCAATCTATaagagagaaaagaaaggaaactGACGTGGAATGCGTAAATCATCCACTTTAG